The genomic DNA TCTCTTCTTATTACGCATGAAAAAACGGATAGCTTAATCAGTTATCGGGAACCAGACATTACGATTGAACATCACTTAGCGATCTATGAAGCGCTGAAAAAAAGAGACCCGTACGAATCATTCACGCAAATGTATAAGCATTTAAGTTATGTGAGAAATAAAATACTAGCTGATTATGGGGAGAAACAATAACTAGAAAATCTGAATAGGATTGTGCAGCTACTTCGATGTTTTTTTATTCCACACTTTCACTAAAAACTCCATAAACCAAGCATAAAAGAACATGGAGCCGATTAATACAACGATGATATAAACAGACTGCAAGAGACCAGGAATCGTATGTTTTTTAATAAAACTACCGGATGCTAGCATGGTTACGGTGAGAGCTACAATGAGTACAACCATACCGAGTGCATAAATAATCATCGTACTTCTAGGCGTTTTTTGGAGTCTTGTCCGAATGGATTTCCGGAACTTTATGGCTTTTATAATTAGGTAGGAAAACAATGCAATTGATAAGTATTCATTTGCTACAAAAAGTAATATGAACCCAAGTAATAGGATAAACCAAGTAATTTTTTCATAGTGTTTATCGATGAAGTTTGTCATTGAAATTCCCCCAATATGTGTATACTATGTATACGAAGTATAGTGGGAAAAGTTTCTTTTATTTTTAAGCCGCGAAGGAGAGAGTTATATGCCAGAAAAAAGACCCATGAGCCAATCACGTACAATCCAGACGAAACTGGTCTTGCCACCAGATACGAATCACCTACAGACGATTTTCGGGGGGAAAGTTCTCGCATATATCGATGAAATTGCTGCTATTACGGCTATGAAACATGCCAAAACAGCAGTCGTTACGGCTTCTATCGATTCAGTGGATTTTGTATCTTCTGCACGTGTTGGTGATGTATTAGAGCTAGAAGCAGTCGTCACGTCAACGGGACGTACATCGATGGAAGTATTCGTTTCTGTTCATTCGATGAATTTGTTGACGGGTGAAACAAAACTGACGACGGAATCATTTTTGACGATGGTAGCGATGGATAAACACAATAAACCAACTCCTGTGCTTGAAATCTATCCGGAAACAGAAGTAGAAAAAAGTCTGTTCGAAACAGCGCCTGCTCGCCGTGCGCATCGGAAAGTGCGGAGTGAGATGAAACACTGAATTCGTAATAGTAATTAGTTAATTTGAAATGTTTTATACTTTTGTTGTTGACATTCTATTCGGATACCTGTATTGTTCTATTTACCAACTGAATACGTAACTTTCTTATCCAGAGAGGTGGAGGGACTGGCCCTTTGATACCTCAGCAACAGACTTGTTAAGTACTGTGCTAATTCCAGAAGCAAAGCGTAAAGCTTGTAGCTTGAAGATAAGAAGAGCAAATAGCGAAACTGCCAAAACCTCTTCTTAAAGTATAGAAGAGGTTTTTTTGTTCTTTCTGGAGACTAAGGTTACCTTCAAAAATAATGAAGGAGGAATTTTTATGTCGAATGAATTATTGAATGCAATTACGTTATTAAAAAAGAAAGAGTGGGTCGATTTAACACATACATTTGGGCCTAACTCACCCCATTTCTCGGCATTTGATGCTGCGGAATTTACGACGTTATTTGATCATGACGATGGTTTTTTCGCACAGAGCTTTAAATTTGCTGGACAGTACGGAACGCATATTGATGCGCCCATCCATTTCGTTCGGGATACAAGATATTTAGAGGAACTTGGCTTGAAGGAATTAGTGTTACCGCTCATCGTTATGGATCATTCAACAGAAGCTGCCGCCAATCATGATTTTACGCTAGCAGTTGAAGATATTTTGAAGTTTGAAGAGCAGCATGGACAAATTGAGGCAGGTACATTTGTAGCGCTGCGCACAGATTGGAGCAAGCGCTGGCCGGATAACGAAGCGTTCTGCAATAAAGATGCCGAAGGGAATAATCGTATACCCGGTTGGGGGCTTGATGCATTAAAGTTTTTATTCGAAGAACGACAAGTAAAAGCGGTTGGACATGAAACGTTCGATACCGATTCAGCCATCGATTTTCAAAAGAATCAAGCACTGTTAGGCGAATATTATGTGCTCGAGCAAGACACCTACCAAATCGAATTACTAACGAATTTAGATAAACTGCCTGCAAAAGGCGCCGTCATTTTCAACATCGTTCCGAAGCCGGAAAAAGCATCGGGATTCCCAGTTCGCTCATTCGCGATCCTGCCGTAATTGCCAGAAATCAACTGCTCATTCGCAGTCAACGCCTCGGCGAAAGCATCACTCATTCGTGATGTAATCTTCGCCCAAAAGAAATCGCCCATTCGCGTTTCCGCAGCACTATCGGGAAGCAACTGCTCATTCGCAGTCAATGCCTCGGCAAAAGCATCACTCATTCGTGATGTAATCTTCGCCCAAAAGAAATCGCCCATTCGCGTTTCCGCAGTACAATCTGAAATCAGCTGCTCATTTGCAGTCGATAACCTACTAAACAAGGTGGAAAAGTTATGTTTTGTGTTAACCTCGAATAAATATAAAGACGCTCATTTGCAATGAGTTGGCGATCCCCCACTAATAATAGAAAGAAGGAATTTACTATGACAAACACATCGACTACTTTAACGAAAGCACCATTCAGAGCGGATCACGTAGGAAGTTTGCTACGTCCAGATAACTTGCACCAAGCACGCAAAGAGTTCAAAGAAGGTACGATTACAGCACGACAGTTGCGGCAAGTGGAAACACAGGAGATTAAGCGTATTGTAGATAAACAAATCGAAGTCGGCTTAGAGCTTGTAACAGATGGTGAATTTAGACGTACATGGTGGCATCTAGATTTTCTGGAGCATTTGAATGGATTTGAAGGATTTGTCCCTGAGACGGGCTATGTATTTGAAGGCGTTGAAACAGAAAGATACAATGTCCGAAACACAGGGAAGATTTCATTTGATCCTGGGCACCCGTTCATCAAAGACTTTGTTGAGTTTAATGAAATCGTTGGTGGTCGTGCGGTTGCAAAACAAACAATTCCAAGTCCAAACCAGCTATTTAATATAGGCATTCGTGATGAAAACATCTATCCAGACATCGAAGAATACGCTAAAGATATTATTCAAGCCTACAAAGATGCACTGCATGCATTTTACGAAGCGGGTGTGCGCTACTTGCAACTAGATGATGTATACATTGCTGGATTATCTGCACCAGATATCCCATTCAATGATGGCGAATATTCAAGAGAGCAACTCATTGACTTGGCATTGCGCGTTATTAATGGCGTATTGGAAGGGAAACCGGAAGACTTAGTCGTAACAACGCATTTATGCCGCGGAAACTACCAATCGACATGGGCATTTGAAGGAAGCTATGCATTAATCGCACCAACATTGCTAGCAAAAGAAAAAGTAGATGGCTTCTTCTTGGAATATGATGATGAGCGTTCAGGCGACTTTGAGCCGTTGGAGCATATCCCGAATGGTGGAGCGAGTGTTGTCCTTGGCGTCGTCACATCGAAAAATGGAGAAGTAGAAGATAAAGAAGCCGTGAAAGCGCGTATTCAAGAAGCGACAAAACATGTACCACTTGAACAATTATGCCTAAGTCCACAATGTGGCTTCGCTTCTACGCATCATGGTAATAAATTGACGGAAGATGAGCAGTGGGAGAAGTTGAAGTTCATCGTCGGTGTAGCGAAGGAAGTTTGGGGATAAATGATGAAATGGTACAAGGCTGATAGCAATCGGCTCTGTACCATTTTTTATTCCTCTATATACTTCTCGGGATCATCTAACTTCTGAACGAATTCTGTAAATGTGTCAGCGAGTACGTGAAAATTATTCCCGTCACCTTCATCTGGCTCTGCGTAGACGATATTTGGAATGTCGCGTCCATCATAATTAAAGCCGACCCATGCATGGCCACTGCCTGAGAATAGGAGAAGATTTTGTGGTAAATCCCACTCCTCCACCAAGTATTCACTTTGTAATATACCTTCTGCATCAAGTCCCTTAATTTCTTCGACTTCAATAAAGATATCGCCACTTTCGATGCTAAAGTCAACTGGAAATGCTCGTTTATTGTAATTGACATAGCCCCCGTTTGAGCGTTTTAAGAATGCGAGAAAATCATCAGGCAATGTCACATCTAATGTAGCTTCAGCAGCTTCAATTTCTTCTTGTGTCACAGGTTCGTTTATAGAATCTGCGAGCAATAAATTTGTAAACATACAGTTCCTCCTTCGTATCAGTCAAAACTGGTTCGCTTTGTGATTGTGTAGCTGAACCTTCGACAAGTGTACAGAAATCCTTGTTAGTAATCAAAAGATATGGGGAACTTCGGGTGTTTGGATTACTTTTTTTGAAATTGTTAAACTTATTAACAGACTTGGTAACAGTTGTGTATAGTTTTGACCTGAATGTGGACAATCTATTGTTTTGTGAGGGTGGTAATTTGGTTATCCACATGTGGATAACTTGATTGTTTACTCTTTACTTTTACACGTCCGCTCCACGAAAAGTTTGTCCACATACGGAGAATAAATTCGAATGGCCCACGGCTGAAAACTTTTAGATACCAATAGCTGAATACGCATTGGGCAGAGAAAATGACGAGTCCGAGTGCGACACTGTTCAAAACGCCAAGTTTTCCAAATTGACCAAGACCGTAGCCATAAAAAATAGATGTACAGATGACGGTTTGTAGCAGGTAATTCGTTAATGATAACTTGCCGATATTTTCGAAAGCTCGCATAAGGATGGATGCAGAAAAACGAGTGTAGGCGTAAGCAAACGCACAAATATAGCCCAGTGCAAGTAACGGACCACCTATGCTAAGTAAGATGTAAGTCCAGTTGTTTTCCGGTGTGAGTGCCTCTACACTTTTCAGTAAAATCCCCAATGGTAAAAGGACTGCCATGCAGATTTTATATTTGTTACGTTCGGATGTTGGATTTGAAAAATAATTTGCTTTTGCTGCGTACATGCCAAACAAAAAAAGTGGAGCTATAGCAAATGGCGCAAACAAAAGCATGAACGCGACTTCTAATCCAGATATGTTTAGTGGATCTTCATTGATTCGATGTTTCATGATTTTCGTATACGTCCCATTCGCATACACATCATTTGTGTTTGTGATATATGTTGCCATTCGTTCCAAATCTTCGATGGGTTCTTCTATTTGTCCATATGTAAGTGCACTTGAGAGTACGAAAAGGATTATACCCCAAATGAGCAGTGTCTTCTTCTTGCGATTTAAAAACAGTAGAAGGAAAAAGCCCATCAGGCCATAGAGAAGTAAAATATCGCCTTCCCATAGGAAACTGCCATGCAGAAGTCCAATAGCCGCTAATAATACAAAACGTCGAACAAGGTGGCGCTTCACCTTTGCGCTGTTCCTCTCTATCCCTTCCGCCATTTTAATCATAGAGTAGCCAAAAAGAAATGTGAAAATCGGCATGAAACTGCTTTCGATAAAGATTTTTAGAAACTGATAAGTCCTCGTATCTACTAGTGAGAGTGAAAAGACTGAGATTGAATCTTTTCCATAGATTCCATATTGAAAAATAAGTAAGTTTGCTAGTAAAATCCCGAATAAGCTCAATCCACGCATGCCATCAATTAAGTGAATTCGTTGTGGTTTCAATTTGTATGCCCCCAATACTGTTGTCTGTTGACCGTACTATATACCGCCATCCCGTTAAAACTTCTATTGCGGCACATATTTATTCGGTAATCGTGCCCGTTTCTTGGATACTATTTTGTGCTAAATCCAAAGCATTTACGAATCCATCCGTTGGCCTCTGCTATTGAAATAAATTGAATATGATATCGGCTATGTAGGTTTCTAGAAAAGCGGCTACAATGATTGTGGGTAAAACAATAATGGCATAAGTTCTTATGGTTTCTAAGAATTTTTTAATAAAAGATATTCCTTTTTTATCTTTCTTAAATATATTTCTTATTTTTGCTCTAACAACTTGGTTTAATTCAAACAGAACCGCTGCAAGTAAGCATAAAGCAAAAACTTCAAAAACATAATGAGGAATAGTAGAGATTATTATCTCAGAACCTTTTTTAAAGTCGGCTTGTAAACCAATTCCAAAAAGAATCCCAGGCAGCAAAACAGTTGAAATGATATTTGCGACATATAGAAATTGTATTGGAATTAAGGCTAAGATAAGCATTTGTAAGGGAACCATAAATCCGTTATTAACAATATAGGACCATACTTTATGTATACCTATAGATTCTTTTACTTGGTCCGGCAGTCTACTTTTTGTGCCTTCCATTACTGCTTTTAAATCTGGATTGATGATGTAGGTTATTATAGTTGCCATAATTGTTATGGCTGCTGCAAATAAAAAAAAGTTAACAGCTCTTTTAACTATAATTTTTGGTATTGTAGATTCCATAGTTTGAAGTCACCCCATTAATTGTATGACTAATACCGTACTCCATACCGCCTTCATTTGTTAGTATAATGAAAGAAGCTTATATGGAAATGAAAGGAACCTTAACGGGACCTTAAATTTGGGGGAGATTTAGTGGAACAGGCAAAAATACTTGTTTTAGATGATGAACAGGCAATTGGGGATATGGTTGATATTATTTTACGCAAGGAAGGGTTCAATGATATTGATGTTTGCATGACCTATAAGGAAGCGGAAGAGCTTGTCTCTAAAAAACGCTATGATTTACATATTCTCGATATTATGTTGCCGGATGGAACAGGTCTTAAATTGGCACGGCAAATTCGTCATGTATCGAATGCACCAATTTTCTTCCTGACAGCAAAGTCATCCGATGCTGATAAATTGCGTGGTTTCATGCACGGGGCGGACGATTATATAACGAAGCCATTCAACCCACTGGAATTGGCTGCTCGTGTAAAAGTACAAACAAGCCGCTATATGACAACGATAGAAAAGCAGCTAGACCCTTATGATTTTGGTCATTTCCGTTTCGATCCAACTGCTGCTGAACTGATTGTGAATGGTGAAACGGTAACGCTTCCGGGTAAACAATTTCACTTGCTGGAACTGTTTTGTAACCATCCAGGTCAAGTACTGTCAAAAGAACAGCTCTATGAAAAAGTATGGGGAGAGGACAGTTTCATAGACGATAATACGATTATGGTTCATATTCGGCGATTGAGGGAAAAGATTGAAGTGGATCCAAGCCGTCCGAAGTTTTTGAAGACTGTCCGTGGCATTGGTTACAAACTTCAAGCTAAGGGGAAATAACATGAAATTATCGGGCAAAATGACCCTTCGATTCGCAGGTTATTTCCTCGCGTTTTATGCAATGCTTGTTGTCGTATCTCTTCTGATCTTGTTCTATATTTTTGCGGAAATCGTGACGGGATTTTCTGCATTCGGGGACATTAGAGAGGTTGACACGGATGCAATTGGGTCTCATATTGATAGAAATAAAGCAGGGGAGTATTCATTCTCGGCATCATTAGAAAAAATTGCACAACGGAGTGGTGGAGAGCTGGAATTACTGGACCGTCAAGGGAATGTCCTGTTGTCGTCCTCGTCATCAACCATCGCGCCTGTATCATATAGTTTCTCGGATTTGATAGAAATGTCGGGAGATAAACGTTTCCATACTTGGTTACTGGAAGATGAAGTTTACCTGTTATTCAAGGAAAATACAGAGAGCGAAGCGATCATGGATAGTCTTCGAAATACAGTGATCTTTCCTCAATTAGATGAAGCAGGGCAAAGGCTACTTGAAGAAAATAATGCAATTTTTGAGCTTTATGATAGAGAAGGCAACGTCCTCGATTCTATAAACGGCGAAGGTACTCCTTTGACTGGTGTGGATTTGTTGGTTTCCGCCAGAAGATTTTCAGAACATCGAGAAATGATAACGTCTATTCAGTTGGATGACGGGATAACAGCTGTTGTTCGAATGCCCAATCGCTATTACACCCCGTTGGATTCCCTATTTAGTGATTTTTTCATGAGAATGCTGATTGGTTTTGCAATTTTTCATGGTGTTCTGCTGTTGTTTATCGTAGGTTATTCTTTGTGGATTGGACGGCGGTTAGGAAGACCGGTGTTTTATTTCCTAAAACGAATTGAACGGTTATCGAAAAAGGATTATTCGTTGTTAGACGACAAAAAATTGCGGAATGCGAAGGATGGCAGGTTGAAGCGCAAATATCGGATGTATGATGACGTGGATCAGTCTTTAATCACGCTAGCTAGCAGTTTGGAAGCGAATGAACGGAAGTTGAAAAAGACGGAGCAACTGAGGGAAGACTGGGTAACGGGGCTTTCGCATGATTTGAAAACGCCGCTTAGTTCGATTTATGGCTATTCAGTTATACTCGGGTCAAACCATGAATGGACAAGCGAAGACGTACAGAAATTTGCGTCAGTTATGCAAGAGAAGGCGGGCTATATGGATGAGCTTATCAATGATTTGACCTATACGTATCAGTTGAAGAGTGATGGTGTCGTACTTGAAAGGGAACATGTTGAACTTGGGGACTATGTAAGGGGATATGTTGAAAGAAATAGTTTAGAAGAACTTCATATACATGAACCGAGTGAATCTATCTCTGTCTTCATTGATCAAAAGCGCTTTGGTCGGGTGTTGGATAATGTGATTGGCAATGCAGTGAAGCATAATCCGACACGGACACCCATCTATATTCATATGACTTTGGATACTGAATCTGTGCAACTGCAAGTGCGTGATGAGGGAGTTGGTATGTCGGCCGATGTCTTAGAAAACTTATTTGACCGCTATTATCGGGGGACGAATACGACTTCGGATGGTAGTGGAAGCGGGCTTGGCATGACTATAGCCAAACAGCTTGTTGAAGCGCATGGTGGTTGGATACGTGCGAAATCAGATTATAGTGGTACGACGATTACGATTTCATTGCCAAAGGTTTAGTTTTGCTAAAACTATACAATTTCCAAATTGTATAAGGGATATTGAAACTTCGTTCATTCCTTTCCGTATATAGTAAAAAGGGGTGTGAGCGATGAGGCAGGATATCTATGAACGGCAAATGGATTTGGCGATGAAACGGACGGAGCGTAATCGGATAAAAAGGCGATTGGAAGGGGCAGAGGCTCTGTTACAAGAGGCGGTTATACTGCGCGATGTGCTCCATAAACAATTGACGAAAGAGCAACAAGACGTAGTGAAGCTTGGGAAGTTTTCTTTTGTCAATAAAATCAAAGAGTGGACGGGTAAATGGGATGAGCAGATGGAGAAGGAAATGGCCGAGGTAGCTGAAGTAGAATTGGAATTTAATGAGGCTGAGAAAACGGTAATGGATATGGAGGCGGAAGTCGGGCGTCTACGTGAAAAGATGAAAAATCCGAATTTCTCGTCTATCGATGAAGATTGGGCAGAATTTCTGAAGGGAAAAGAAAGATGGGTTCGACAGAATGATCCGGTTGCTGATGCTACATTGCAAAAGATTGCGGATGATCGGGTCATACACCAGTCGATGGTGCGTGAAATTGATGAGGCTTGTGATGCAGGAAATGAGGCCATCCGTGCCCTCGATGCGGCGCTAGATCGTCTCGATTCAGCGGAAGGGATGTCGATGTGGGATACATTCCTTGGTGGTGGCATGATTGTATCAGCCATGAAGTATTCCGAAATTAACAGCTCGGATGACCATGTCCATCGTGCGCAGCGAGCACTTCGCCATTTTGAGACGGAGTTGATGGATGTGCAGAACGTTGCGGCAGAATCATTCACGATTAATAAAAATGACATTTTCACGTTTACAGACATGTTTTTCGATAATATTGTCTCGGATTGGATGGTCCACTCACGGATTACAGACGCAAAAAGGAAGTTAAAAGCTGTGCTTCAGGACGTGCGACGAGTGCAAGACCAACTAGTGCGAAAGCATGACGAAATGACGCACGAACTGCAACAGCTTGACGTGCAGGAAAAAGCAATTATTGAAGCATAGCATGAAAAAACGCCAAGTAGACTTTCGAACTTGGCGTTTTTGATTAGTCTACTTTCATCCTTTTCAATGTGTAGATAAAGTATTCCCAGTTATTGATGGTGGAAGGGATGCTGATATGTTCATCGGGTGTATGCACGTGAAAGATATCCGGCCCAATCGATACGGCATCTAGTCCGGGAATTTTTTCGATAAAGACGCCACATTCAATCCCCGCATGTACTGCGATAATGTCGATTTCTTTGCCGTATTTTTCACGATACGTATCCTCGAATAATTGTCGCGCTTTTGACTGAGGGTTGTACGGCCACTCTGGGTAATCGGAGTCGATGCGTACTTCGCAGCCAAGTAGATTGGCCAGTGCTTCGGCTTTTGTGACCATATATGCTTTTGCACTTTTGACGGAGCTTCTGATTTCATTTTCAAATTGGATTTCTGTTTCCGTTGTTGTGACGACGCCTAAATTTGTCGAACTTTCCACTAGTCCTTCGACGCCCTTACTCATGGCTTGAACGCCGTGTGGAATAAGCAGTAAGAGAGTTAAGACTTTACGCTTTGTTTCTTCTGAAAAAACGTTTGTCGATGTACTTGTACAGGCCTCGAAGCTCACGGTTACACCAGCGTCTGAAGATTGTAGCTCCTCTTTGAAAATGTGTTGCCATTGCTCGACTTTTTCTTGGATACTATTTATATCACTAGGCTGAATGTGTATGATTGCCTGCGCTTCGCGAGGAATGGCATTCGGTTTTAAACCGCCGTCAATCTGTTGAAGAGCGTACGGGAATTCGGTCGATAAACCATGTAATACTCTTCCTAATAACTTCGTAGAATTTCCTCTTTCTTTATCGATTGAAATGCCAGAGTGACCGCCTTTTAATCCTTTAATGCCGATGCGATAAGCAACTGTATCTGATGAAGCGTTAGCCCATGTAATCGGCAATACTTGTGTGACATGTACGCCGCCAGCGCTACTCACGAGTAGTTTGCCATCTTCTTCGGAATCCAGATTGATGAAAATTTTTCCCGTAAAATGCGAAGCGTCGACAGCGAGGGCGCCATTCATCGTAGTTTCTTCCTCAGTTGTAATGACCACTTCAAGCGCTGGATGTGGAATGTCGGTTGCGTCTAATAAAGCCAATGCGTAAGCGACTGCAATGCCGTTATCTGCACCTAAAGTTGTGTCCGTTGCGTAGAGCATATCCTCAATAATTCGTAATTGGATAGGGTCTTTGTTGAAGTCATGAAGTGTATCTTGGTTCTTTTCGCAAACCATATCCATATGACCTTGAATGATGATGGCAGGCGCATTTTCGTAACCAGATGTCGCCGCTTTTTTGACGATGACATTTAAGGCGGCATCCTGGATGACAGGCAAGTTCCGTTCTTGTGCAAATCGCACTAAATAATCACTGATCGCTTGTTCATTCCCCGAACCTCTTGGAATCTTGGAAATTTCCGCGAAGTAATGAAAGACGGGATGACTCGTTAACTCTTCTAGATTACGGTACATGGGATTCATCCTTTCACTTAAATTCTAAAAACTCGATACGATTACCGAAGGGGTCATGCGTGAAAAAGCGAGCCCGTCCTGCGATGGGTGGTTCGTTGCTAATTGCATAACCTGCTTTTTCTAAGCGTTCTTTTAATTGGTCAAGTGCTTGTACGGTGAATCCGGGATGCGCTTTTTTGGCTGGTGCGAAGTCGGGTTGAATGCCGATATGCATTTCTTGAGGACCGCACTGGAACCAGCAACCACCGCGTGCTTGCAAGTTTTCGGGCTTTGGAATTTCGTTCATGCCGAGGAGTTCACCATAAAATTGTCGTGCAGCATCCTCGGAACCCGCAGGTGCTGCAATTTGGATATGATCGATACCTGTGAGGAATTTACTCATTGTCCATCTCTCCCTTATCTATGCTCTCTTTAGTATAACTTTCGTAATTTGGAAGTGCCATGACCTATTTATGATGCTAAAACATAAGTTGTGCTTATAGACTTTAGTGAATATATTAATGAAGGGGATTATTGGTTTGACTGTTATGAATATTTTTTATCCTTATGGGTGACAGTCGCCTGATATGATATACTGATTTTCTAAGAGGTGGGTTATTATGGATATAAATGTTGAGGGGAGTCTCTAGTCATCTTGTTTTTGGGGTAAAGAGAAATCGGGGGTCTGTAAAGATGAAAGATCAATTAATGGCTCGGATCGAAGCTATTCAAAAGGAAATTCAGTTTTCTGGTTCTATCTTTGTTGAAAATAGAGAAGCGGTTTTGGCGGATGCGAGCTATGGTTATGCCAATCGTGCAGAGCAATTGGATAATCAAGCAGGGACGCGCTATGGTATTGCGTCAGGCTGCAAGATTTTTACTGCCGTTGCGATATGCCAGCTTGTAGAAGAAGGAAAACTTGCTTTCGATACAAGCTTACAACAATGTCTTGACGTGGAGTTTCCGAATTTTAATGAGCGTATAACGATACACCATCTCCTGACGCATACATCCGGCGTGCCTGATTATTTTGATGAGGAAGTGATGGATGTCTTTGAGGAGTTGTGGATAGAGCAGCCGATGTATCATATCCGGCGGCTACAAGATTTCTTACCGTTATTTCAACATGGACATATGAAATTCGTGCCAGGCGAGCGTTTTCACTACAACAATGCGGGATTTATTTTGCTTGGTTTAATTGTTGAAAAAGTGAGTGGGCTCGTATTCACGGATTATGTACAGACGCAGATTTTTCAAAAGGCAGGCATGATGGACTCGGGTTATTTTGCGTTAGATGCACTTCCCGCAAAAACAGCCCTCGGCTACATTGAGTGTGAGGACGGCACGTGGAAAACAAATATCTATTCGCTTCCGGTGCAAGGTGGATCCGATGGGGGAGCTTTTGTAACAGCGAAGGATATGGTTAAGTTTTGGGAAGCTCTTTTGGGTCACGAGCTACTAAGCGAGGCGTCAACAAGTCGGTTACTTACACCATATGTTCAGAACGGGGATGGGGACTTTTATGGTTATGGCGTGTGGATTCAGAAAAGAGACGAAACCGTTTTTAAGTACCATGTTATGGGCTATGATCCTGGCGTGAGTTTTCAC from Sporosarcina sp. FSL K6-1522 includes the following:
- a CDS encoding acyl-CoA thioesterase, coding for MPEKRPMSQSRTIQTKLVLPPDTNHLQTIFGGKVLAYIDEIAAITAMKHAKTAVVTASIDSVDFVSSARVGDVLELEAVVTSTGRTSMEVFVSVHSMNLLTGETKLTTESFLTMVAMDKHNKPTPVLEIYPETEVEKSLFETAPARRAHRKVRSEMKH
- a CDS encoding DUF418 domain-containing protein, whose product is MKPQRIHLIDGMRGLSLFGILLANLLIFQYGIYGKDSISVFSLSLVDTRTYQFLKIFIESSFMPIFTFLFGYSMIKMAEGIERNSAKVKRHLVRRFVLLAAIGLLHGSFLWEGDILLLYGLMGFFLLLFLNRKKKTLLIWGIILFVLSSALTYGQIEEPIEDLERMATYITNTNDVYANGTYTKIMKHRINEDPLNISGLEVAFMLLFAPFAIAPLFLFGMYAAKANYFSNPTSERNKYKICMAVLLPLGILLKSVEALTPENNWTYILLSIGGPLLALGYICAFAYAYTRFSASILMRAFENIGKLSLTNYLLQTVICTSIFYGYGLGQFGKLGVLNSVALGLVIFSAQCVFSYWYLKVFSRGPFEFILRMWTNFSWSGRVKVKSKQSSYPHVDNQITTLTKQ
- a CDS encoding response regulator transcription factor gives rise to the protein MEQAKILVLDDEQAIGDMVDIILRKEGFNDIDVCMTYKEAEELVSKKRYDLHILDIMLPDGTGLKLARQIRHVSNAPIFFLTAKSSDADKLRGFMHGADDYITKPFNPLELAARVKVQTSRYMTTIEKQLDPYDFGHFRFDPTAAELIVNGETVTLPGKQFHLLELFCNHPGQVLSKEQLYEKVWGEDSFIDDNTIMVHIRRLREKIEVDPSRPKFLKTVRGIGYKLQAKGK
- a CDS encoding stage II sporulation protein M; amino-acid sequence: MESTIPKIIVKRAVNFFLFAAAITIMATIITYIINPDLKAVMEGTKSRLPDQVKESIGIHKVWSYIVNNGFMVPLQMLILALIPIQFLYVANIISTVLLPGILFGIGLQADFKKGSEIIISTIPHYVFEVFALCLLAAVLFELNQVVRAKIRNIFKKDKKGISFIKKFLETIRTYAIIVLPTIIVAAFLETYIADIIFNLFQ
- a CDS encoding HAMP domain-containing sensor histidine kinase; translated protein: MKLSGKMTLRFAGYFLAFYAMLVVVSLLILFYIFAEIVTGFSAFGDIREVDTDAIGSHIDRNKAGEYSFSASLEKIAQRSGGELELLDRQGNVLLSSSSSTIAPVSYSFSDLIEMSGDKRFHTWLLEDEVYLLFKENTESEAIMDSLRNTVIFPQLDEAGQRLLEENNAIFELYDREGNVLDSINGEGTPLTGVDLLVSARRFSEHREMITSIQLDDGITAVVRMPNRYYTPLDSLFSDFFMRMLIGFAIFHGVLLLFIVGYSLWIGRRLGRPVFYFLKRIERLSKKDYSLLDDKKLRNAKDGRLKRKYRMYDDVDQSLITLASSLEANERKLKKTEQLREDWVTGLSHDLKTPLSSIYGYSVILGSNHEWTSEDVQKFASVMQEKAGYMDELINDLTYTYQLKSDGVVLEREHVELGDYVRGYVERNSLEELHIHEPSESISVFIDQKRFGRVLDNVIGNAVKHNPTRTPIYIHMTLDTESVQLQVRDEGVGMSADVLENLFDRYYRGTNTTSDGSGSGLGMTIAKQLVEAHGGWIRAKSDYSGTTITISLPKV
- a CDS encoding cyclase family protein, coding for MSNELLNAITLLKKKEWVDLTHTFGPNSPHFSAFDAAEFTTLFDHDDGFFAQSFKFAGQYGTHIDAPIHFVRDTRYLEELGLKELVLPLIVMDHSTEAAANHDFTLAVEDILKFEEQHGQIEAGTFVALRTDWSKRWPDNEAFCNKDAEGNNRIPGWGLDALKFLFEERQVKAVGHETFDTDSAIDFQKNQALLGEYYVLEQDTYQIELLTNLDKLPAKGAVIFNIVPKPEKASGFPVRSFAILP
- a CDS encoding SMI1/KNR4 family protein, which gives rise to MFTNLLLADSINEPVTQEEIEAAEATLDVTLPDDFLAFLKRSNGGYVNYNKRAFPVDFSIESGDIFIEVEEIKGLDAEGILQSEYLVEEWDLPQNLLLFSGSGHAWVGFNYDGRDIPNIVYAEPDEGDGNNFHVLADTFTEFVQKLDDPEKYIEE
- a CDS encoding 5-methyltetrahydropteroyltriglutamate--homocysteine S-methyltransferase produces the protein MTNTSTTLTKAPFRADHVGSLLRPDNLHQARKEFKEGTITARQLRQVETQEIKRIVDKQIEVGLELVTDGEFRRTWWHLDFLEHLNGFEGFVPETGYVFEGVETERYNVRNTGKISFDPGHPFIKDFVEFNEIVGGRAVAKQTIPSPNQLFNIGIRDENIYPDIEEYAKDIIQAYKDALHAFYEAGVRYLQLDDVYIAGLSAPDIPFNDGEYSREQLIDLALRVINGVLEGKPEDLVVTTHLCRGNYQSTWAFEGSYALIAPTLLAKEKVDGFFLEYDDERSGDFEPLEHIPNGGASVVLGVVTSKNGEVEDKEAVKARIQEATKHVPLEQLCLSPQCGFASTHHGNKLTEDEQWEKLKFIVGVAKEVWG